A genomic region of Dactylococcopsis salina PCC 8305 contains the following coding sequences:
- a CDS encoding alkaline phosphatase, protein MAGNNVIFIHPDGAGPSHWSLARLATEGPDGRINWDRMTEASVYLGHLDDQIGATSNAGAVAHAYGIKPVAPSYGFDGDGNPYQPLSELQGQLQDGAESGDTIMEEAVASGKPTALIQSGFIAEPGTGVFVADAESRGDREGITAQIVESGVDVILGAGEVDYLPEGETGFFGVEGTRTDGRNLITEAEDAGYEVVYTREQLQSLPADTERVLGIFAPEDTYNDLTEQQLRDAGLVDESLPPSEQLITYGQPDQNNPDPVTVGEMMEFTLGLDKFTQAEDGFFVVAEEEATDNFGNDNNTAGVLDATLRADAMIGAAQDFVDNVNPNTLVITAADSAAGGLQLDDKTGETVGTNFRQPSFDDLEGNVQIGERNGQPVFAYEVPLDGQTGNNTEPFVTGAPDASGDTFEFGAAYATFSDVFGSIVTKTYGLNAEKINSTIDNTAVYRLMYETLFDVELAPPDGVPDDFDIEQPPEATASTGNVIFFHPDGTSPSHFAAARFATVGTDGRLNWDNMSEASVYLGHMDDRIVGTSNGGAVVHAMGVKPFAGSYGLDENGNPYTSLSGKEGTTILEEAQATGKAVGIVNSGFIAEPGSGVFLADVEDRSQTEAITVEILESGADVILGGGETDYLPEGTVGVFGQEGTREDGRNLIEEAEDMGYTVVFSRDELNEAVENPETDKLLGIFAARDTYNDTFEDDLRGQGFEAENGDLIYYGQPPENPNPPTVAEMTEAALSILSQDEDGFMLVAEEEATDNFPNNGNAGGGIEATIRADEAIGVAQEFVKNQDPNTLLLTAADSDANGFEVEDVDVEAETVGFDDVQADEFVFPLDGQTGSDTAPFQTGAPDADGDNFQFGMVSAGLADLEGSIVAKAFGMNAETLPTTADNTDIYRTMYRTLFGAEAEDVADVKLAFGSLGNDTRDSAVDADFDGAADLSFTGAGSDVIDTSSSIFGQNRVYAGSDNDELLASSNDRLFAGAGNDVLDSTDGNGGNRLYGGAGNDDFFLGSNDRAIGGEGSDRFFTPEGGNNLITGGAGADQFWIANAQLPAAASEITDFTAGEDVLGIGGIDSVAEFADLTITQDGADALISAGDSELARLLGLNADDVTAAQFAIVESAV, encoded by the coding sequence ATGGCTGGCAATAACGTTATTTTCATTCATCCCGATGGGGCAGGTCCCTCTCATTGGTCTCTTGCTCGTTTAGCAACAGAAGGTCCAGATGGTCGTATCAACTGGGATCGCATGACTGAAGCAAGTGTCTATTTGGGTCATCTTGATGATCAAATTGGTGCGACTTCTAATGCTGGTGCTGTTGCTCACGCTTACGGAATTAAGCCTGTTGCACCGAGCTATGGTTTCGATGGAGACGGAAACCCCTATCAACCCCTTTCCGAATTACAAGGGCAACTCCAAGACGGGGCAGAATCTGGCGATACGATCATGGAAGAAGCCGTTGCGTCGGGGAAACCCACCGCCCTGATTCAATCTGGCTTTATCGCAGAACCTGGAACGGGCGTTTTCGTTGCGGATGCCGAAAGTAGAGGCGACAGAGAAGGTATCACCGCGCAAATCGTTGAGTCTGGGGTTGATGTTATCCTCGGCGCGGGAGAAGTTGACTATCTTCCTGAAGGAGAAACTGGTTTCTTTGGCGTAGAAGGAACTCGTACCGATGGACGTAACCTGATTACAGAAGCGGAAGATGCAGGTTATGAAGTCGTTTATACTCGCGAACAATTACAAAGCCTTCCTGCTGATACCGAAAGAGTTTTAGGGATTTTTGCCCCCGAAGACACCTACAACGACTTAACCGAGCAACAGTTAAGAGATGCAGGATTAGTCGATGAAAGTTTACCCCCTAGTGAGCAACTGATCACCTACGGTCAACCCGATCAAAACAATCCTGATCCTGTTACCGTTGGGGAAATGATGGAATTCACCCTCGGCTTAGACAAGTTTACTCAAGCTGAAGATGGCTTCTTTGTTGTCGCTGAAGAAGAAGCAACCGACAACTTCGGAAACGACAACAACACAGCAGGGGTTTTAGATGCAACGTTAAGAGCCGATGCCATGATTGGGGCAGCACAAGACTTTGTAGATAATGTTAACCCCAACACCTTAGTCATCACCGCTGCTGATAGTGCTGCTGGTGGTTTACAGCTTGATGACAAAACGGGCGAAACCGTTGGCACTAACTTCCGTCAGCCTTCTTTTGATGATTTAGAAGGAAATGTTCAAATTGGCGAACGTAACGGTCAGCCCGTCTTTGCCTATGAAGTGCCTTTAGACGGTCAAACGGGTAACAATACCGAACCTTTTGTGACTGGCGCTCCTGATGCCAGTGGCGACACCTTTGAGTTTGGCGCGGCTTATGCTACCTTCAGCGACGTTTTTGGCAGCATCGTCACCAAAACCTACGGTCTCAATGCGGAGAAAATTAACTCTACCATTGACAATACCGCCGTGTATCGTCTGATGTACGAAACCCTGTTCGATGTAGAACTTGCTCCCCCCGATGGCGTTCCTGATGATTTTGACATTGAACAACCCCCAGAAGCGACTGCATCCACTGGTAATGTCATCTTTTTCCACCCTGATGGCACTAGCCCCTCTCACTTTGCAGCGGCTCGCTTTGCCACAGTGGGAACCGATGGTCGTCTCAACTGGGATAACATGAGCGAAGCCAGTGTCTATCTCGGTCACATGGACGATCGTATCGTGGGAACTTCTAATGGTGGTGCTGTGGTTCACGCCATGGGAGTTAAGCCCTTTGCGGGTAGTTATGGCTTAGATGAAAATGGTAATCCCTATACTTCCTTATCTGGAAAAGAAGGGACAACTATCTTAGAAGAAGCACAAGCTACAGGTAAAGCGGTAGGGATTGTTAACTCTGGCTTTATTGCTGAACCTGGTTCTGGTGTTTTCTTAGCTGATGTGGAAGATCGTAGCCAAACCGAAGCGATTACAGTGGAAATTTTAGAGTCTGGTGCTGATGTTATCCTTGGCGGTGGTGAAACCGATTATCTCCCTGAAGGTACAGTCGGCGTTTTCGGACAAGAAGGGACTCGCGAAGATGGACGTAACCTGATTGAAGAGGCGGAAGACATGGGTTATACTGTTGTCTTCAGTCGTGATGAATTAAATGAGGCTGTTGAAAATCCAGAAACCGACAAACTCTTAGGAATTTTTGCGGCTCGTGATACCTATAACGACACCTTTGAAGACGATCTTCGCGGTCAAGGGTTTGAAGCGGAAAATGGCGATTTAATTTACTACGGTCAACCTCCTGAGAATCCGAATCCTCCCACCGTTGCGGAAATGACTGAAGCGGCTCTCTCCATCCTGTCTCAAGATGAGGATGGCTTCATGCTGGTAGCAGAAGAAGAAGCAACGGACAACTTCCCGAACAATGGCAACGCTGGCGGCGGTATTGAAGCAACCATCCGCGCTGATGAGGCGATCGGGGTGGCTCAAGAGTTTGTCAAAAATCAAGACCCCAATACATTACTCCTAACCGCTGCTGATAGTGATGCTAATGGGTTTGAAGTGGAAGATGTTGATGTTGAAGCCGAAACCGTTGGCTTTGATGATGTGCAAGCTGATGAGTTCGTCTTCCCCTTAGATGGTCAAACGGGTTCTGATACTGCTCCTTTCCAAACCGGTGCGCCTGATGCTGATGGTGACAATTTCCAATTTGGCATGGTTTCTGCAGGTTTAGCGGATTTAGAAGGCTCGATCGTTGCCAAAGCCTTTGGGATGAACGCCGAAACCCTCCCCACAACTGCCGACAATACTGATATCTATCGCACCATGTATCGCACGCTCTTCGGTGCGGAAGCGGAAGACGTGGCAGATGTGAAACTTGCCTTCGGTAGCCTTGGCAATGATACCCGTGATTCTGCTGTCGATGCTGATTTTGATGGAGCTGCTGACTTATCCTTTACAGGTGCGGGAAGCGACGTGATTGATACCAGTTCCTCTATCTTTGGTCAAAACCGAGTTTACGCTGGTTCTGATAATGATGAGTTATTGGCAAGCAGCAACGATCGCCTCTTTGCTGGCGCTGGAAACGATGTTCTCGATTCCACTGATGGTAATGGCGGTAATCGTCTCTATGGTGGCGCTGGTAACGATGACTTCTTCCTCGGTAGCAACGATCGCGCGATCGGCGGTGAAGGCAGCGATCGCTTCTTCACTCCCGAAGGCGGTAACAATCTGATCACTGGTGGTGCTGGTGCTGACCAATTCTGGATTGCCAATGCTCAACTTCCTGCTGCAGCCAGCGAGATTACAGACTTTACCGCAGGTGAAGATGTCCTCGGTATCGGCGGTATTGACTCCGTTGCTGAGTTTGCTGATTTAACCATTACTCAAGATGGTGCTGACGCTTTAATCAGTGCGGGAGATAGTGAGTTAGCGCGTCTGTTGGGCCTTAATGCTGATGACGTGACTGCTGCTCAGTTTGCCATTGTTGAAAGCGCAGTTTAG
- the leuB gene encoding 3-isopropylmalate dehydrogenase, with protein MTQTYQITLLPGDGIGPEIIGVTVKVLKAVGQQCDLEFKFTEGLIGGVAIDQTGNPLPQETLDICRESDAVLLAAIGGYKWDNLPRHQRPETGLLGLRAGLELFANLRPAKILPQLVDASSLKRNIVEGVDIMVVRELTGGVYFGEPKGVFSTENGQQRGVNTMAYTDAEIDRIGKVAFETAQKRNKKLCSVDKANVLEVSQLWRDRVTALSSSYPDIELSHLYVDNAAMQLVRDPKQFDIIVTGNLFGDILSDAAAMLTGSIGMLPSASMGEGKPGVFEPVHGSAPDIAGENKANPLAQVLSAAMMLRYGLDQPIAADKIEQAVFNVLDQGYRTGDIMSEGMTLLGCQEMGEVLLKSI; from the coding sequence ATGACACAGACATATCAAATCACCTTGCTACCAGGAGATGGCATTGGTCCCGAAATTATCGGAGTCACCGTAAAAGTCTTAAAAGCAGTGGGTCAACAGTGTGATCTCGAATTTAAATTCACTGAAGGATTAATTGGTGGCGTTGCCATTGATCAAACAGGAAACCCTCTCCCTCAAGAAACCTTAGATATCTGTCGCGAAAGTGATGCTGTTTTACTGGCAGCGATCGGCGGCTATAAATGGGATAATTTACCCCGTCATCAACGCCCAGAAACAGGATTATTAGGATTACGTGCTGGACTCGAATTATTTGCGAACCTGCGCCCTGCGAAGATATTACCACAATTAGTGGATGCTTCCTCCCTGAAACGAAACATTGTGGAAGGAGTGGATATCATGGTTGTGCGAGAATTAACTGGCGGCGTTTATTTCGGTGAACCGAAAGGGGTTTTCAGCACGGAAAACGGACAACAACGCGGTGTAAATACAATGGCTTACACTGACGCGGAAATCGATCGCATCGGAAAAGTTGCCTTTGAAACCGCCCAAAAACGGAACAAAAAACTCTGTTCAGTGGATAAAGCCAATGTTTTAGAAGTCTCGCAATTGTGGCGCGATCGAGTGACTGCTTTATCCTCATCCTATCCCGATATTGAACTCTCTCATTTATATGTGGATAACGCCGCCATGCAACTGGTACGCGATCCGAAACAATTTGATATCATTGTCACAGGAAATTTGTTTGGCGATATTCTCTCCGATGCCGCAGCGATGTTAACTGGAAGTATTGGGATGTTACCCTCAGCGAGTATGGGAGAAGGGAAACCAGGTGTTTTTGAACCCGTACATGGTTCCGCCCCTGATATTGCGGGAGAAAACAAAGCCAATCCCTTAGCACAAGTTTTAAGTGCTGCGATGATGTTACGTTATGGCTTAGATCAGCCGATCGCGGCAGATAAAATCGAACAAGCAGTGTTCAATGTCTTAGATCAAGGTTATCGCACAGGAGACATTATGTCCGAGGGAATGACCTTGCTAGGTTGTCAAGAAATGGGAGAAGTTTTACTAAAATCGATTTAA